The Deltaproteobacteria bacterium nucleotide sequence TCCTGAAAAAGTTCCCAACCTCACCCTATGCCCAGGAAGCGCGTGAAGCGAAGCTGAGATGACCCTGATTTAAAGGCGGAATCCCCCCGCCCCGGAGGCAGACATGTCCGACGTTTTCCGCGAACTTCAAAAGCAGCTCGACCAGTATTCGGTGGGCTTTCCCGCCACCAAAAGCGGAGTCGAGATCGAAATATTGAAGCACCTTTTTTCCCCCTCCCAGGCGGAAATGTTCCTGGACCTCTCGCTTCTTCCGGAGGAGGCGTCCTCGGTGGCCTCCCGCACGGGCAGGGACCCAGCCCAAACGGCGGAGATGCTGGCCGACATGGCCGCAAAGGGCCTCATTTTCAGGCTCCGCAAGAACGACAAGGTCTTCTACGCGGCCTCCGCCTTCGTTGTTGGCATTTACGAGTTCCAGTTGAAGACCATGGACGAAAAATTCGCGGCCCTGGTGGAGCGCTATTTCGACGAGGGCTTTTCCCTCACCGACACCGTCACCATCCCCATGCGCACCATACCGGTGAACCAGTCGCTGGATGTCAGCTTTCCGGTGGCCTCCCACGACGACGCACGGGAAATCCTCAAAAGCCAGAAAAAGCTCGCGGTGGCCCAGTGCATCTGCCGCAAGCAGCAGGACCTTGTGGGCCACACCTGCGACAAGCCCCGCGAGGTGTGCATGGTCTTCGGCAGCCACGCCGACTACTTCGTGGAAAACGGCCTGGCCCGCTTCATCGACCTTGAAGAGGGCCTAAAAATCCTCGACACCGCCGAAAAGGGGGGCCTTGTCAACCAGCCCTTCAACGTCATCAATCCGGGCGGCATGTGCAACTGCTGCGGCTGCTGCTGCGGCGTGCTGCGCACCTTGAACAGGCTTCCCAAGCCCGCCGAGATGGTGCTCACCAACCACTATGCGGAAGTTGACCCGGAAACCTGCACCGGCTGCGAAACCTGCCTTTCCCGCTGCCAGATCGCGGCCATCACCATGAAAGACGACGTGGCGCTTGTGAACCGCGACCGCTGCATAGGCTGCGGCCTGTGCGTCACCACCTGCCCCACCGGGGCAATCACCCTCAAACCGGTCGATCAGGAAGCCCTCCGCACGCCCCCTGCGGGTGTGCGCGACCTTATGATGCAGATCGCCGCCGAGCGCGGCACCTCGGTCATGCCCCTTAAAATGCAGGGGAAGTGAGCAAGGGATAAACAATGAACCGGCGCAAAATTCTAAAAAAAATTCTGGGCGGTTCAAAGAATATCCGTTTCGATGACATGGTCAACCTGGTTACTGGATTTGGATTCACTATTGCACGCACTGATGGAAGTCACCATATTTTCAGCCGCAACGATCTTCCGGAACTGGTCAACATTCAAAACGTCAATGGTGAAGCCAAGCCTTACCAAGTACGCCAATTCCTCAAGCTTGTGGAACGGCACAGTCTCAGACTGGAGGATGAATGATGCGGGACTATCACATCAACATTTTTTATTCCGAAGAGGACGGGGGCTATATAGCGGACATTCCTGATCTCGAAGCCTGTTCCGCTTTCGGGAAAACCGCCATGGATGCCTTGCAGGAACTCGAAAAAGCGAGGGCGCTGTGGCTCGACACCGCCAAGGCTGAAGGCAGAGTCATTCCTGCCGCCCGGTTCCGCCCGGTGATTTACGAGACGGTAAACGCTTGAAACACACGGAACCCCAATGACCCCGGACTGGACAGTTACAGACGAGCCCGTCACCTGCCCCGAAGCCCGTCCCGAAGACGAGGAGACCGCGTTTCTGTCTCTGCGGCCTTCCAGCCTTTCGGAATACGTGGGCCAGCAGGAGGCGGTGGATACGCTCAAAATAGCCATCCAGGCCGCCCTTGCCCGGAACGAGCCCCTGGACCACATCCTTCTTCACGGCCCCCCAGGCTTAGGCAAGACGACGCTCGCCCACATAATCGCAAACGAAATGGGCGCGCGGCTCACGGTCACCTCCGGCCCGGCCCTTGAAAAGGGAGGCGACCTTCTGGGCATCCTCACCCACCTGGAAGACCGCGACGTATTCTTCGTGGACGAAATCCACCGCACCCCCAAGGCCGTGGAGGAGCTTCTTTATCCGGCCATGGAGGACTATTCCGTGGATTTCATCTTCGACAAGGGCATCCACGCCCGAAGCCACAGGTTCAGGCTCAAGAAATTCGTTCTGGTGGGGGCCACCACCCGCGTCGGCCTTCTATCATCGCCCATGCGCGACCGGTTCGGCATTTTCCGAAGCCTCGATTTCTACACCGAGGAACAGCTCGTCTCCATAATCACCCGGAGCGCCGGCATTCTCTCCTGCCCGATAGGCCCGGACGCGGCCCTGGTGCTTGCAAGGCGCTCGCGGGGAACCCCAAGGATAGCCAACCGCCTTTTAAAGCGCGTGCGGGACTACGCCCAGGTGCGCTGCGACGGGCAGCTCACCAAAACCGCCGTGGAGGAGTCCCTGGCCCTGGAAGGCGTGGACGAGGCGGGCCTGACAAGCCTCGACCGCAAGTATCTTCGCACCATAATGGACTACTACAGCGGCGGCCCGGTGGGCATCGAGGCCATAGCCGCAACCCTCCAGGAGGAAAGCGACACCCTGGTGGACGTGGTGGAGCCCTTTCTTCTGAAGATCGGTTTTCTAATGCGCACCTCGGCTGGCCGCCGGGCCTCCCTTTCCGCCTTCCGCCACTTCGGGCTTTGACGGGCAAGCCTTCACCCGTCCGGCAAAATCCCGGCCCTCATCACCCGCGACACAAAATGTGATATATATTGCAATAAGACGTCTCTTCAGATAATATTGATTATCGATGACGCCACAAGTTTACATGCGTCATCCGCTTCGCCCCCCCGTGAACCGGGCATCTTTTTCACTCAATCGGGAATCAGCCTACCGTATCTTGATTGTCCGTTAGCCTTGTTCAGTTTTCAAGCCCCTGAAATTTTTTCCGTATACCCATCCATTACCAGCAAAAAACGCCTGAGGCGCACCATGCTTGACATGAAAACCGTCATCGCCTGCATCGTTGCAACCAATTTTCTGACAATGGTATTCATGGTCTATCTTTGGCGCGAGAACAGAAAGCGATACGACGGACTTTCTTTCCTGGCGATAGACTACGTATTCCAGGTTATATCGTCCATGCTGCTCGTTTCACGCGGAATAATACCAGATTTCATATCGATTGTTATCAGCAACGATTTTGCAATAACTGGCTTTTTTCTTATAATTGTAGGTTTGGAGAAATATATTGGCTTACAAAGAAAACATGTTCATAATTTTATTATTATTATTATTTTTACAATCGGCATGTCATATTTCGCAATATCATATCCAAATTTAAAATACAGAAATATTTTAATTACGATAACTATATTAATCTTCTCTTTAGAGGCCATATATATATTGTCCAGCAAATTCAATAAAATATCATATTCCACCAAGCCTGTGTCGATCATGTATATTATTTTATTGATTCATTCCTGCTTCAGAATTTTTACGACTGTCAATTTGCCGGGACCAGCAAATAATGACTTCTTCAGATCTTCCAACCTTGATGTTTCACATATGCTGCTCTATCAGATGATCGTAATAGCCTTCACAATAGCGTTTTTCATGATGGTTTCCCGCAGGCTTTATTCCGACATCGAGTCCCACGAAAGCCGCCAGCACGCCTTTCTTTCCAATTTTCAGGGCATCGCCTACCAGTTCATGCCTCACTCCTATCATGCCCTGATGTTCGAAGGCCGGGCCGAGGGCCTCACGGGCCTGCCCGCCCAGGAGTTTTCAAACGGCCAGGCATCCTGGATCGGCTTCATTCATGCCGATGACCTGTCAATGGTAACAGGCCGGTACGAAACAGCCCTGGCCAACCCTGACCGGCCATACGGAATGGAATACAGGATATATCATCCCTCCGGGGAAATCCGCTGGGTCTCGGACATCGGACAGTGCCATTTTCAGGGCGGCTTTCTACAGGTTTTGCAGGGAACCATCCAGGACATCACCGATCAGAAAAATTCCCAGGCCGTGCTTGCCGAAAGCGAGCAAAAATTCGCATCGGCCTTTCACACATCGCCCTACGCAATAACCATAACCCGCGCGTCCGACGGCAAGATCATCGACGTGAACGAGGCGTTTTGCGACGTTACCGGCTACACCATGCCCGAATGTATAGGCCGCAGCACAAACGAACTGAACCTTTGGGTTAAGATTGATGACCGGCTCAAGGTGGTGGCAGACCTTGCAGCCGGTAAAAAGGTCACCAGCGTCGAATTCCCGTTCAAGAGAAAGAACGGGGAACTCATGACCGGCCTTTTTTCGGCCCAAATGCTTCGCATCAACAATGAAATCTGCGTGCTTTCCAGCATCGCCGACATCACCGAACGAAAAAAAACGGAACAGGCTCTTGCCGAGAGCGAGGAGCGCTACCGCATCATCACCAACAATATGAATGACATCGTATGGCTGATGGACATGGATTTCAGGGTTATCTACATAAACCCGGCAGCGGTAAAAACCCGGGGGTTCACCCTGGAGGAATTCCAGACCATGCCCATTGAGAGCCATTTCCCTCAATCGTCCGCCGAGGCTTTTTTTCAGGTTTTGGCCGAAGAACTGACGCCGGAAAGGCTTGCGCAAAAAGACCTTGTAATTTCGCGCACAATGACCCTCGACTTTTTTCGGAAAGACGGCTCCATAATACCCGCTGAAGTCACCATGACAATGGTAAGGGACTTAAACGGAAGCCCCATGGGATTCGTGGGGGTGGGCCGGGACATCACCGAAAGGATTGCGGCCCAGGAGGCCCAGGAGAAGCTCACCGCCCAACTGAGGCAGGCGGCGAAGATGGAAGCCGTGGGCAGGCTTGCCGGTGGGGTTGCTCACGATTTCAACAACATGCTTTCCGTTATAATGGGCCATGCCGAGATGGCCCTGGAAGGCATCTTGCCTTCAAACCCCCTTTATGACGACCTGGAAGAAATCCGTCAGGCAGCCACGCGTTCCGCCGATCTCACCCGGCAGTTGCTGGCCTTTGCCAGAAAGCAGGTTATCGCTCCCAGCGTTCTTGACCTGAACGAAACCATCGAAGGCCTTCTTAAGATGCTCTCAAGGATAATCGGTGAGGACATGCGCCTGATATGGAATCCTGCTCCTGATCTCTGGGCTGTCAAAATGGACCCGGCCCAGATCGACCAGATTCTTGTGAATCTTGCAGTGAACGCCAAGGACGCCGTTGACGGCGAGGGCCGCCTTTCCATCGAAACCGCCAACGTAAGCCTCGATGAAAATTTCTGCAAAGACCACGCAGGGGCCATACCCGGCGATTTCGTGTGCCTGACCGTTGGCGACGATGGCTGCGGCATGGACAGGGAAACAGTGGAGCGCCTGTTCGAGCCCTTTTTCACCACAAAGGAAATGGGAGCCGGCACCGGACTGGGGCTTTCCACGGTTTACGGAATAGTGAAGCAGAACAACGGCTTCATATATGTTTATTCCGAGAAGGGCTGGGGCTCGACCTTCCAGATTTTTTTCCCGAAATTTTCCCGTGTCGGCGCTTCCATGCCCGAATCTTTCTCGACTCAGGCCGCCAGGACCGGGGCTGAAACCATTCTTCTGGTTGAAGACGAGCCCCCCCTGCTCAAAATTGCCAAAATGACAATCCAGAAACTTGGCTACACGGTGCTTGCCGCAGACGGGCCTACGCGCGCCCTTAAATTGTCCGATGAACACGAGGGCGTCATAGGGCTTCTTGTCACCGACGTCATAATGCCTGAAATGAACGGCAAGGACCTTTACCATGCGCTTTTGAAAAGACGGCCAGGGCTCAAATGCCTTTTCATGTCCGGCTATACCGCAAATGTAATTGCCCAGCACGGTGTTTTGGATGAGAATATGCACTTTCTGCAAAAGCCCTTTTCAAGAGACTCCCTTTCCCAAATGATTCGTCGGGCCATAGAGGCGGACCATGAAAAAACCTGAACGAATTCAGATATATTCCGATGAATACCTTCTAAAAATCCTCAGCGCCGAACAATTCGGGATTTTGAGGAAAGACGGCACCGAGCCGCCTTTTGACAACGCCTTTTGGAACAATCACGAAGAAGGCATCTACGTTGATGTGGTGTCGGGCCAGGTTTTGTTTTCGTCTTCCGACAAGTTCGATTCCGGCACAGGCTGGCCGAGTTTCACGAAGCCGGTTTTCAAGGAGGCCCTTGTGCTCAAAACCGACTTCACCCACGGAATGATGAGGACCGAGGTGAGGGCCGCACTGAGCGATATCCATCTGGGCCATGTATTCAACGACGGCCCCAAGCCTTTGGGACAACGCTATTGCATGAACTCAGCCGCGTTCCGTTTTATTTCCAAAGACGCTCTCGAAGCCGGGAATTACGGCCATTACGCCTGGCTTTTCGGGGGAAGTCCGAGCATCGTATTTGCAGCTGGCTGTTTCTGGGCGGTTGAGGAGGCCTTCGCAAAAATGGCCGGGGTGGTGGGGGTTGCCAGTGGCTACATCGGCGGACACGTT carries:
- the msrA gene encoding peptide-methionine (S)-S-oxide reductase MsrA, which produces MKKPERIQIYSDEYLLKILSAEQFGILRKDGTEPPFDNAFWNNHEEGIYVDVVSGQVLFSSSDKFDSGTGWPSFTKPVFKEALVLKTDFTHGMMRTEVRAALSDIHLGHVFNDGPKPLGQRYCMNSAAFRFISKDALEAGNYGHYAWLFGGSPSIVFAAGCFWAVEEAFAKMAGVVGVASGYIGGHVVNPTYEDVCTGKTGHAEAVRVDFDTEAVGEEALLKKFWAIHDPTSLNRQGPDAGTQYRSAIFATGQAQLDRARKSREEIGHSGLNSRPVVTEILPAGPFFRAEEYHQRYLLKRKNRHGF
- a CDS encoding type II toxin-antitoxin system HicB family antitoxin — its product is MRDYHINIFYSEEDGGYIADIPDLEACSAFGKTAMDALQELEKARALWLDTAKAEGRVIPAARFRPVIYETVNA
- a CDS encoding PAS domain S-box protein; the protein is MLLYQMIVIAFTIAFFMMVSRRLYSDIESHESRQHAFLSNFQGIAYQFMPHSYHALMFEGRAEGLTGLPAQEFSNGQASWIGFIHADDLSMVTGRYETALANPDRPYGMEYRIYHPSGEIRWVSDIGQCHFQGGFLQVLQGTIQDITDQKNSQAVLAESEQKFASAFHTSPYAITITRASDGKIIDVNEAFCDVTGYTMPECIGRSTNELNLWVKIDDRLKVVADLAAGKKVTSVEFPFKRKNGELMTGLFSAQMLRINNEICVLSSIADITERKKTEQALAESEERYRIITNNMNDIVWLMDMDFRVIYINPAAVKTRGFTLEEFQTMPIESHFPQSSAEAFFQVLAEELTPERLAQKDLVISRTMTLDFFRKDGSIIPAEVTMTMVRDLNGSPMGFVGVGRDITERIAAQEAQEKLTAQLRQAAKMEAVGRLAGGVAHDFNNMLSVIMGHAEMALEGILPSNPLYDDLEEIRQAATRSADLTRQLLAFARKQVIAPSVLDLNETIEGLLKMLSRIIGEDMRLIWNPAPDLWAVKMDPAQIDQILVNLAVNAKDAVDGEGRLSIETANVSLDENFCKDHAGAIPGDFVCLTVGDDGCGMDRETVERLFEPFFTTKEMGAGTGLGLSTVYGIVKQNNGFIYVYSEKGWGSTFQIFFPKFSRVGASMPESFSTQAARTGAETILLVEDEPPLLKIAKMTIQKLGYTVLAADGPTRALKLSDEHEGVIGLLVTDVIMPEMNGKDLYHALLKRRPGLKCLFMSGYTANVIAQHGVLDENMHFLQKPFSRDSLSQMIRRAIEADHEKT
- the ruvB gene encoding Holliday junction branch migration DNA helicase RuvB, which gives rise to MTPDWTVTDEPVTCPEARPEDEETAFLSLRPSSLSEYVGQQEAVDTLKIAIQAALARNEPLDHILLHGPPGLGKTTLAHIIANEMGARLTVTSGPALEKGGDLLGILTHLEDRDVFFVDEIHRTPKAVEELLYPAMEDYSVDFIFDKGIHARSHRFRLKKFVLVGATTRVGLLSSPMRDRFGIFRSLDFYTEEQLVSIITRSAGILSCPIGPDAALVLARRSRGTPRIANRLLKRVRDYAQVRCDGQLTKTAVEESLALEGVDEAGLTSLDRKYLRTIMDYYSGGPVGIEAIAATLQEESDTLVDVVEPFLLKIGFLMRTSAGRRASLSAFRHFGL
- a CDS encoding type II toxin-antitoxin system HicA family toxin, producing MNRRKILKKILGGSKNIRFDDMVNLVTGFGFTIARTDGSHHIFSRNDLPELVNIQNVNGEAKPYQVRQFLKLVERHSLRLEDE
- a CDS encoding 4Fe-4S binding protein; protein product: MSDVFRELQKQLDQYSVGFPATKSGVEIEILKHLFSPSQAEMFLDLSLLPEEASSVASRTGRDPAQTAEMLADMAAKGLIFRLRKNDKVFYAASAFVVGIYEFQLKTMDEKFAALVERYFDEGFSLTDTVTIPMRTIPVNQSLDVSFPVASHDDAREILKSQKKLAVAQCICRKQQDLVGHTCDKPREVCMVFGSHADYFVENGLARFIDLEEGLKILDTAEKGGLVNQPFNVINPGGMCNCCGCCCGVLRTLNRLPKPAEMVLTNHYAEVDPETCTGCETCLSRCQIAAITMKDDVALVNRDRCIGCGLCVTTCPTGAITLKPVDQEALRTPPAGVRDLMMQIAAERGTSVMPLKMQGK